In a single window of the Drosophila subpulchrella strain 33 F10 #4 breed RU33 chromosome X, RU_Dsub_v1.1 Primary Assembly, whole genome shotgun sequence genome:
- the LOC119557484 gene encoding uncharacterized protein LOC119557484 — MEVPWIILLLWIGGTVGQSYLTGEHRPLWILEDGLTKRQRQDRPEADYETTTRISPLMIRRQGRVGGGGGGGGVGQAAQPGPITFLVRHEDREEPAPPPPPPPPRLPNFPRRRFMMPHRLQLPHQYVQPNQKTRSHRREGRRHLPVFDNGPGENSLQLGRDNYPIFVYNGTRGELILNTMLSRRRYPMQEPVPGQVLYPPSTPMFRPKPIVERFRLPGQREMMNLTLIPFYAHEAIRDPALTSTSTILQETTTPSPPPPTPPPYETQLPRIEEMTKLGKRKRKKAKQYEAFHSPQEVMQWQSVLRRSTGHNDNHRQYASEEMEPEDHSELGDVNNGLEEEEHEEDIEEQEDWLTEQETETEVELPTETSTASSSEPFHIVYFDESLERPVVESLSTTTPPPPLRQSSRYALKREYYAFPVYTLGKLLQPTNPSKKMLEKSDRSARSSSEREASTWFILNSRYKGPYHRSLGMDNQTKYYTSKYIENGFRPRR; from the exons ATGGAGGTGCCTTGGATTATTCTATTACTTTGGATTGGGGGAACCGTGGGgcaaagttatttgacaggcGAGCATCGTCCACTTTGGATACTGGAGGATGGGTTGACCAAAAGGCAGAGACAGGATCGTCCAGAAGCGGATTATGAAACGACCACCAGGATATCACCACTGATGATCCGGCGGCAGGGAAGAGTtggaggtggaggaggaggaggtggagtaGGTCAGGCGGCTCAACCTGGACCCATTACCTTTCTGGTTAGACATGAAGATCGGGAAGAGCCAgctccaccgccgccgccaccgCCTCCAAGACTGCCCAACTTTCCCCGGCGGCGCTTCATGATGCCCCACCGTCTCCAGCTGCCCCATCAGTATGTGCAACCCAACCAGAAGACCAGAAGTCACCGGCGAGAGGGACGTCGCCATCTGCCAGTTTTTGATAATGGTCCCGGGGAGAATTCCCTGCAATTGGGCAGGGATAACTATCCCATTTTCGTTTACAACGGAACCAGGGGCGAACTGATATTGAACACCATGCTGAGCAGGAGACGATATCCTATGCAGGAACCTGTTCCAGGACAAGTTCTCTATCCCCCATCGACGCCCATGTTCCGGCCCAAGCCGATTGTGGAGCGATTCCGTTTGCCAGGACAAAGGGAGATGATGAACCTGACCTTGATACCCTTCTATGCACATGAGGCCATCAGGGATCCGGCTCTAACTAGCACTAGCACTATTCTGCAGGAAACCACCACTCCctcaccaccaccaccaactcCTCCGCCCTATGAGACACAGCTGCCCAGGATCGAGGAAATGACCAAGCTGGGCAAGCGGAAACGGAAGAAAGCCAAGCAATATGAGGCTTTCCATTCCCCCCAAGAAGTGATGCAATGGCAATCGGTCCTGCGAAGATCCACTGGTCATAACGATAATCATCGTCAATATGCCAGTGAGGAAATGGAACCAGAAGATCATAGCGAGTTGGGGGACGTAAACAATGGTctagaggaggaggagcacgAGGAGGATATCGAGGAACAGGAAGACTGGTTAACGGAACAGGAAACCGAAACGGAGGTGGAATTGCCAACAGAAACCTCCACCGCAAGCAGCAGTGAACCCTTCCACATCGTCTACTTCGATGAGAGTCTAGAGCGACCCGTTGTGGAATCCCTGTCCACCACCACTCCACCACCACCTTTGCGACAGAGCTCTCGatatgccttaaaaagggaATACTACGCCTTTCCAGTTTATACGCTGGGTAAGCTGCTTCAGCCCACCAATCCCTCCAAGAAAATGCTGGAGAAGAGCGATCGCTCGGCCAGAAGTTCTTCGGAGAGGGAGGCCAGCACTTGGTTCATCCTGAATTCACG TTACAAGGGTCCCTACCACCGATCATTGGGAATGGATAATCAGACCAAGTACTACACCTCCAAGTACATAGAGAATGGCTTTAGACCCCGTAGATAG
- the LOC119555940 gene encoding cell wall protein DAN4, translating into MNKYGFVNESGWITLILAGSSLSNAFWWPKTTTETREPSGGPMLQQIPLTYFRTYTYQPLAPGFFGFGAPQTPMLPGPPYDPYAVNSYGAGRRHDTVPRQEVTAPSSTTSTTSTTPAPTTTTTTTTTTTTPAPTTTTSTTTSTTTPPPPPPPPSVAQSTSSSFSEGSTSSLLRFGEYPTYNRRVSNLYNARPQYPYPDYFNYQAPQQQQQSQNVMSEQGVSSSGSRIQFVPCMCPVSMPSLLPSSTAATTSTHPGTSPTSFASQPAARHIERQELEADTDGETGGEGEEDEEEEDEEVVEQVQEEGSTSSIKPILD; encoded by the exons ATGAACAAGTATGGCTTTGTAAATGAAAGTGGTTGG ATCACTCTAATCCTGGCCGGATCCTCGCTGTCCAACGCCTTCTGGTGGCCAAAAACAACAAC CGAAACCAGGGAGCCCAGTGGTGGTCCAATGCTGCAGCAAATCCCGCTCACCTACTTCCGCACGTACACCTATCAGCCGTTGGCTCCCGGATTCTTTGGCTTTGGAGCACCTCAGACACCAATGCTACCAGGACCACCATATGATCCTTATGCGGTGAACAGTTACGGGGCTGGCCGACGACATGACACCGTTCCCAGGCAGGAAGTGACTGCGCCGAGTAGCACAACTagcaccaccagcaccacACCGGCTCCAACGACCACAACGActacgacgacgacgacgaccacGCCGGCTCCAACCACCACGACCAGTACCACCACTAGCACCACAACGCCgccaccacctcctcctcctccgtcgGTGGCCCAGTCCACTAGCAGCAGTTTCTCCGAAGGATCCACATCCAGTTTGCTGCGCTTCGGCGAATATCCCACGTACAATCGCCGAGTGAGCAACCTCTACAATGCCAGGCCGCAGTATCCGTATCCGGACTACTTCAACTATCAGgcgccgcagcagcagcagcagtcgcAGAATGTAATGTCAGAGCAGGGGGTCTCCTCCAGTGGCAGTCGCATCCAATTTGTGCCCTGCATGTGCCCCGTGAGCATGCCCAGTTTGCTGCCATCCTCGACGGCGGCCACAACGTCCACCCATCCGGGCACTTCACCCACTTCTTTCGCATCACAGCCGGCGGCTCGTCACATCGAGCGACAGGAATTGGAAGCGGATACTGATGGCGAGACAGGCGGCGAGGGTGAGGAAgatgaggaggaggaggacgaggaggTGGTGGAACAGGTTCAGGAGGAGGGTTCCACCAGTAGTATCAAGCCAATTCTCGACTGA